In Gimesia chilikensis, the DNA window GTTTGTCGTACCGGCCGATCTCGCGACTGGAAATCGCGTAAAATGCATGCTCATCCACGGCGACCCCCTGATGTGCTTCGCGGGCAGGAAATCGTTTCAGCTCCACCAGCTCTTGCGCCCGCGGTTCACTCGCAAAGACATGCGCGTCGATCCCGTAGACGATAAGACAAAGCAACAAACAGACAGCACGAGGCAGTAATCGAGGTGACAACATCAACCATTCTCCAGGACGAATCAATCAGACAGCTCAGTTTGCACACCCGAGCATACCCGTTGATCATAGTGGATCTCCGGGTAGTTGTCTAAGTTGTCATAGTCCTGGTTTCACGTTCTCTCAAGAGGGATGTGATTTCTGTTTGCGGGGCCGATAAATCAGCCAGTAGGTCACCGGAATTACAATCAGCGTAAACAGAGTCGAAGTCACAATTCCAAAAATGATCGCCCAGGCCAGCCCGGAAAAGACGGGATCCAGTGTGATCACCCAGTTCGCCAGCAGCGTGGTTCCCGCAGTCAGCAGGATCGGGCGAGTCCGCACGGCGACCGAACGGATCACAGCTTCCTCCAGCGGAAAACCTTCCTGCTCTGCCAGGTGAATAAAATCGATCAGCACAACCGAATTGCGAACCACAATCCCCGCCAGGGCAATCATGCCAATCATTGCTGTCGCGGTAAAGAAGACAGGATTCTGTTGTCCCCCCACCGGCACATTCAGAAGCACGTTCAACAGCCAGAAGCCGGGCAGAATTCCAATCAACGTTAATGGGATCGCGAGCATGATCAGAATCGGCAGAATTCGAGAGCTGGTCTGAAACATGAGAATCACGAAGATACTGAGTAACGCAGCCCCGAAGGCAATCCCCAGATCACGAAAGACATCCAGTGTGATTTTCCATTCCCCTTCACCGGCCCAGTCAACCGAGTAACCCTCAGGGACTGACCAGTGCAGACCGGCACCTGGTGAGAGCCAGGTACGGGACTCCAGAGCAACTGTCTCCAAGGGTCGCTCTGTCTCAGGACGATTCCGGTCCGCTTCCATGTCAAGAATCGCATCCGCGGGAGGACGTCCGGCAACTTCCGCATAGACGTAAACGACACGCTTCAAATTTTTATGGTAGATCGTTTTGTCATCCTGTGTTTTGACAAACTTACCGAGTGATCCCAGTTGGACAATCTCTCCACTGTTCCCCTGGATGTAAAGTTCTTCCAGATCATCGATGGCCGATCGCCGGGAACGGGGCAGCCTGAGTTCAATCCAGAGTGGATCGACTTCGTGAGGCAGATGCAGTACCGCTGACCGATCCCCTGCCAGAGCCATGCGGAGTGTCTCGGCAATGGTCTGTGTCGAGATACCGGACAAAGCAGCTTTGGCCTTATCTGTCTCAAACACCCAACGCATCTGATCTGCTTCGGCACTCAGATCCACATCAACGATCCCCGCTTCCTGCTCCAGCCGCTGTTCGACATTACGAGCCACGTCGATCATACCTGCGTAGGTACCGTTCTCAGGCCCGTAGACTTCCGCGGTAATCGTCGAGAGCACCGGCGGTCCGGGAGGCACTTCGACAAGTTTGAGATTGACGCCCAGCGAGTCAGCGAGTTTTTTCAGGGGCTCCCTTAAACGTAACAGGATTTCATGAGATTGCTGCACGCGACGAGACTTATCGATCAGGTTGACGCGAATATCAGCCACATTTGCGCCCCGTCTCAGGAAGTAATGCCTGACCATCCCGTTAAAGTCCATCGGGGAAGACAGTCCTGCAAAGATCTCATAGTCGCGTACTTCAGCTACACCGCTGAGGTACTGACCGACCTGTCTGGCGACGGCATCAGTCCGCTCCAGAGTCGTGCCTTCGGGCAGATCAAGCACGATCTGGAATTCGTTTTTATTATCATAAGGCAGCATTTTGACCGGTACGAGACGCTGGATGGGGAGAATGATTGCCCCCACCAGCAAAAGTAAAATTCCCAGGAGCACGCCCCAGGCATAGAGGCGTCGAGAGAGAATCGGTTGCAGGACGGCACGGGAGATGCGATACAGGGGCATACGGGTCAAATCGTAGTCCGACTCATCCTCTCCTTCCGACTCGACCAGCCTGCGAAGCGCGACCAGGGACAGCCAGGGAGTGATCACGAACGCCACAACGGTCGAAAACGTGACTGTCAGAGGTACATTCAGTGCCATGGGAGCCATGTAGGGGCCCATCATCCCGGTAATAAAAGCCAGGGGCAAAAAGCTCACAATGATCGCCAGTGTCGACAGGATCAAAGCGGGTCGCACTTCCTGGACTGCGCGAAGAACCGACTGCCGGGGGGGGAGAACTTTCATGGTAAAGTAGCGGGCAATATTTTCCACATCGGTAATCGGATCGTCGACCAGCAGCCCCAGCGCCAGAATCAAAGCAAACATGGTTACCCGATTGATCGTATATCCGGTCATCAGGTTCACAAACAACGTCAGGCTGTAACAGACGGGAATTGCCAGGGCGATTACCAGTGCCGCCCGCCAGCCGATGACAACTCCAATCAGCGCAATCACGGTAATCACAGCGACGACCAATGCTTCGACCAGGTCGTTCACTTTCTCATTGGCCGTTTCACCGTAGTCTCGAGTAATACGAAAATGAACCCCGTCCGGAAAATGTGATTTCGACAACATTTCCAGATTTTGCTCTACTGCTTCTGCCAACCAGACGGCATTCGTTCCTTTGCGTTTGGCAACCGAAAGATGCACCGCGGGATACAATTGATCGTGCTGATCCTGCAACTTCTCAGCGGCTCCAAAACCGATCCAGGTGTAACTTTCCACCTCAGCCGGCCCGTCGATTACATCCGCGACATTCTTCAGATAAACAGGCCGCTCCCCGGCGACATTTACCACGATGTTTTCGAGATCGGCAATGGATTTGATAAACGTTCCAGCTTCGACAATGAATTCCTCATCCTGCTGTTCAAAAGCGCCACTCCGCACCAGGATGTTGCTGACCTGTAAAGCCTCTCTGATCTGTAGTGGTGAGGTCTGGTAGGCGGCCAGTTTCTGGGGATTCAGTTCCACCCGGATTCTCCGGGGGCGCCCGCCGACCACTTCCACACGGTTAGTATTCTCGATGGCCTGCATTTTGTGTTGCAACTGTTCGGCTATTCGCCTCAGTTCATGATCGCCGTAAACCTCAGGGCGGTCACTCCAGAGGGTGGCAATCACGATCGGCACATCATCGACTTCCACCGGTTTGACCACCCACGATTTCACGCCCGGCGGAATCAGATCAGTAGAAGAATGGATCTTGTTATAGAGCTTCACCAGTGAATCTTCGCGATCTTCGCCCACATAAAAACGGACGGTCACAATGCATTGCCCCGGTTGAGACATGGAATAGACGTATTCTACACCATCGATCTGATAGAGCAGTTTTTCCAGCCGGTCGGTCACCTGGGATTCCACTTCAGTCGCCGACAGCCCCGGAGCCGAAACCAGGACATCCGCCATAGGAACTACAATCTGTGGCTCTTCCTCCCGCGGGGTCAACCACAACGAGGCTCCCCCCAGTAACAGGGAGACGATCACCAGCATAATTGCCACATCCCCCCGCAGAAAGACTTCCACAATGCGGGTCAGAAATGAAGAGGACTCCCCAACAGACAATTCACTCTCATTGGTCATCGTGCTGGTTCTCCCCGGCCGGCGCTGGCTTCGTCTTCAGAATCACCTCGTCTCCCGCCTGCAGTCCACTCAACACTTCCTGTCGTCCGGGAATGCCCACCTGTCCCGTTTTGATGTACCGCCGCTCGAGAGTGCCATCGGGACGGACTACATCGACAAACTCCAGTTGACCGATGCGGTCGATGGCATCCATATCCAGACAGAGATGTTTCCGCGTGCCTGCCGGAATCAAGAGTCGTCCGAACATCCCCTCATACAGATCTTCCGACCGTGGCAGACTCGCTTTGACCAGAAAAGAACGACTGGGGGCATCAGCCTGAGGCACGATCTCATCAATAGTGGCCTCGTACGTTTTGTTCAAAGCATCCACATACACCTTAAGCTCATCCCCCGGCTTCAGTTTGACCGCCAGGCGTTCCATCACGGGAGCTTCGAGCCTGAGAGAGGTGGCATCGTAGAGTACAAGCAGTGGCGTTCCCGGATTAGCGATATCACCGGGTTCCGCCAGTCGATCAACGATCCGACCACTTTTGACGGCTTTGATCTTCGTATAGGACAGCAGAATTTCCGCTTCCGAAACCTGCTGCTTCGCCCGGAGTTCCTCGGCCTGAGCGACCTGCAACTCCCGCATTGCCCGGTCATACTCGGACTTCGTCACCACATTTTTCTTTTTCAGCGTTTCTGCACGCTCAAACTCTTTCTCGGCATCGTCCCGGTTCGCTGTGGCCGCTGCCAGCCCCTGTTTCGCCTGACTCAGACGGGCCTGATATTCCTTCGCATCCAGATCAATCAACGGCTGCCCCTGATTGACCTGATCCCCCGCTTTGACGTAGATCTTCTCG includes these proteins:
- a CDS encoding efflux RND transporter permease subunit, coding for MTNESELSVGESSSFLTRIVEVFLRGDVAIMLVIVSLLLGGASLWLTPREEEPQIVVPMADVLVSAPGLSATEVESQVTDRLEKLLYQIDGVEYVYSMSQPGQCIVTVRFYVGEDREDSLVKLYNKIHSSTDLIPPGVKSWVVKPVEVDDVPIVIATLWSDRPEVYGDHELRRIAEQLQHKMQAIENTNRVEVVGGRPRRIRVELNPQKLAAYQTSPLQIREALQVSNILVRSGAFEQQDEEFIVEAGTFIKSIADLENIVVNVAGERPVYLKNVADVIDGPAEVESYTWIGFGAAEKLQDQHDQLYPAVHLSVAKRKGTNAVWLAEAVEQNLEMLSKSHFPDGVHFRITRDYGETANEKVNDLVEALVVAVITVIALIGVVIGWRAALVIALAIPVCYSLTLFVNLMTGYTINRVTMFALILALGLLVDDPITDVENIARYFTMKVLPPRQSVLRAVQEVRPALILSTLAIIVSFLPLAFITGMMGPYMAPMALNVPLTVTFSTVVAFVITPWLSLVALRRLVESEGEDESDYDLTRMPLYRISRAVLQPILSRRLYAWGVLLGILLLLVGAIILPIQRLVPVKMLPYDNKNEFQIVLDLPEGTTLERTDAVARQVGQYLSGVAEVRDYEIFAGLSSPMDFNGMVRHYFLRRGANVADIRVNLIDKSRRVQQSHEILLRLREPLKKLADSLGVNLKLVEVPPGPPVLSTITAEVYGPENGTYAGMIDVARNVEQRLEQEAGIVDVDLSAEADQMRWVFETDKAKAALSGISTQTIAETLRMALAGDRSAVLHLPHEVDPLWIELRLPRSRRSAIDDLEELYIQGNSGEIVQLGSLGKFVKTQDDKTIYHKNLKRVVYVYAEVAGRPPADAILDMEADRNRPETERPLETVALESRTWLSPGAGLHWSVPEGYSVDWAGEGEWKITLDVFRDLGIAFGAALLSIFVILMFQTSSRILPILIMLAIPLTLIGILPGFWLLNVLLNVPVGGQQNPVFFTATAMIGMIALAGIVVRNSVVLIDFIHLAEQEGFPLEEAVIRSVAVRTRPILLTAGTTLLANWVITLDPVFSGLAWAIIFGIVTSTLFTLIVIPVTYWLIYRPRKQKSHPS
- a CDS encoding efflux RND transporter periplasmic adaptor subunit: MMKAGASHRFFTILFRVLLYGGGFVALILLIAWLSGMFEEKVASDWERRGVQQHADEPTTEVHEVTKPYVEEAVGTLKASSRTIVAAKVLATIEKIYVKAGDQVNQGQPLIDLDAKEYQARLSQAKQGLAAATANRDDAEKEFERAETLKKKNVVTKSEYDRAMRELQVAQAEELRAKQQVSEAEILLSYTKIKAVKSGRIVDRLAEPGDIANPGTPLLVLYDATSLRLEAPVMERLAVKLKPGDELKVYVDALNKTYEATIDEIVPQADAPSRSFLVKASLPRSEDLYEGMFGRLLIPAGTRKHLCLDMDAIDRIGQLEFVDVVRPDGTLERRYIKTGQVGIPGRQEVLSGLQAGDEVILKTKPAPAGENQHDDQ